One Streptomyces sp. NBC_01217 genomic region harbors:
- a CDS encoding DUF302 domain-containing protein, whose translation MASQHSHTVTRVDVSTGIAYDDFVNAFEKAAPAFNARSMEVIAETGGSWDDVRVAMAANAPNDLVRYARINGTSLFSIAGHTTRSMEYLTGNHVIAETMYGHDPRALLYAPLRMLIYSDGDGNAVFSMHRPSDEFGSLGIPEVTKVGEDLDRIVVNLLRVCGVDASQDFVRHSE comes from the coding sequence ATGGCCAGTCAACACAGCCACACCGTGACCCGGGTAGACGTTTCTACGGGAATTGCCTACGACGACTTCGTGAACGCATTCGAGAAAGCGGCGCCCGCGTTCAATGCGAGATCGATGGAAGTCATCGCCGAAACCGGGGGCAGTTGGGACGACGTTCGCGTCGCGATGGCCGCGAACGCACCCAATGACCTGGTCCGCTACGCCCGAATCAACGGCACCTCACTGTTCAGTATCGCAGGACACACCACCAGGTCGATGGAGTACCTGACCGGCAATCACGTCATCGCCGAGACCATGTATGGCCATGATCCGAGGGCGCTCCTCTATGCGCCTCTGCGGATGCTGATCTACAGCGACGGCGACGGCAATGCGGTGTTCAGCATGCATCGGCCGAGCGACGAGTTCGGCAGTCTCGGCATTCCGGAGGTCACGAAAGTCGGGGAAGACCTGGATCGCATCGTGGTCAATCTGTTGCGGGTCTGTGGTGTCGATGCTTCGCAGGATTTTGTCCGACACTCGGAGTAG